Part of the Candidatus Woesearchaeota archaeon genome is shown below.
ATATACTGAGCGCGATTTCCTTCCATCACGTGCTTTGCCCGCTCAGGAATCGCATCATTTTGTAAACTCCCCTTCTCTAGGGCGTCAAGCTGTTTTTGCAGTGTCGTCATGGCAACTTCAACTTCCCTGCGAAGGCGGGAGAGCACCTCGCCGCCTCCCTTCTCCTCTGCTCGCCGCTGCGTCCACGCTGGCAGAGCAGCAAGTTCAACTTCTGTCGGGCGCTCTTTCCTCTTTCCAAAAACGTTGAAAAAACCCATTCTGCTTGATTTCCACTCAGCCACTAAGGCCAGGATTAGCTCCTCACAACGGTTCAGAAACAAGGAAGGCTTATAAGTTTTATGCGTTTCTTTTCTCATCCGTACTACATTCAGCTTACTACGTTCAGGTCCAACCCACATGAGCAGACGTAATAGTACAAGAAGAAAACGAAGGAGCAACTGGAAAAAGCCCTCAAAGCAAAAGAGCCTTGCCAAGGAGCGCGTCGCTTCACTCTTCTCCCTCGCCGAGCAATGCGCAGCGTCCCATCCTACGCGAGCTATCCGCTACGTCCAGCTTGCCCGGCGCATTGGTATGCGTAATAAGGTCTCCCTCGCACCCTTCA
Proteins encoded:
- a CDS encoding ribonuclease P, which produces MSRRNSTRRKRRSNWKKPSKQKSLAKERVASLFSLAEQCAASHPTRAIRYVQLARRIGMRNKVSLAPFKKRFCKHCNTYFLNGVNARVRIHRGRLIITCLSCKHIRRFLFVKKRAGEQKKK